aatGCCGGTGGCCAGGGCCGGGTCCAGGCTCAGGGCCCGTATAATATTGACAAACTTACTGCAAGAGGTACTTATTTCGTGGGggctaacaatataatattttagtcacgAACCAAGACATACTTGAGTTATATATCTTTagttttggtataaaaaaaCACGCGTGTATTTCGCGGGTTTCTTTCATCGACGATACGACAGCTGTAGTTGCAGGCTGTACGGAAACGAAATGTCAGTCTTTCTCTTCTTTTCGATATTGGTGTTACTgtgtacgtatttttttcagATCGAGTTCGGTTCTTATACTGTTATCTATTGGTTAACTGGCTTTGCACTTTGTGATAACATTAgtcaatatattgaatatagtaataattacttataagtttttCACGTGTAGAATTATTAAGCCATTAAGGTAGGTTGTGCCTATCGACTTGTATGCTTATATTGACGTATCATAAGTTTATAATTGGATTCGTGAgctttacttataatattgttgataaagttttaattatctaatttatCGTTGTACATCGCTGAACGTCTGTTAATTAATTACTGAAGTAAGTGATTCTTGATCGTGTTCAGACTCCTGCTTGGAAACGCTCGCGTCCAACAcaaattgtcaataattattagaagaatatattattttttaacgtttcCTGTATAATAGCACTAATGGACGTGCTCAATGTAGGTCGGATGAACAAAAGCTCGACATCCGTCATCTGTTTTAATGTCTTAATCGtagataataagtattaaatacttcttagttcttatacatttttatgtgttAAAATCTTGATGTTCTATAGCCCATAGGTAATTACAAAGGAGGACTGtgaccaaataatttttttccaatgacCTGTTGTCACTGTCGGTATAACTATTAGTACCTAGGTACACTTATAATTCCAAAATTACATATTGGTCAACTGTATAAGGCTTCTGTTAATGGAAGTATGATCTTATGTcacgtaaaaatattaatgaaatagatGACcctaatttactttttttaaattttatatctttagaatatttgattaaatctACGTGCTTGTGTCTAAATTGTTAATACAGTGCCtttgactatattattaaacagttagcacagtattatattagtacttcaaaacttgttttaaacaacataatttttttttattgcgttatacctaatgtatttgaactatttatgattgttaatttttttgtttttagaaaaatgagtTCCCCGTACCAAGGGGCATTGACATGTGTTACATGTCAAATTGTGTTTGAAACTGGTGATGCACATCGTGTACACTATAAAACAGACTGGCATCGTTATAATCTGAAAAGAAAAATCATTAATCTTCTTCCTGTTGACCGTCCCACATTTGAATCCAGAATACTGAGTCAACAGATCAAGGAAAATGAAGAAAATGCTAAGAGCTCGATTTATTGCACCATTTGTAGGAAATCCTATAATTCGCAAAAGTCCTTCGATAGCCACTTATCTTCTAAACAGCATAAAACTTTAGCGTTGCAATCAGACAATGAACATAAAGATATTGGTATACCAGCTGCCAAGAAAATAGTTAAACCAGTTGAAAATAAACCTGTTGAAGAGAGTGATGATGAGTATGAGGATGTAGATGATGATGAAGAATGGGGTGAAGTAGTCAGCGAAAACAATCCCATAGTCAACAATATATGTTTATTCTGCCCTCAGGGCAGTGAAAACttattgcaaaatattaaacacatgTCTGACGTTCATTCATTTTTCATACCTGATGTTGAGTATCTGGTTGATATGAAAGGATTATTGGTATATTTAGGCGAAAAGGTATGTCAAGGATTTATGTGCTTATGGTGTAATGATTCTGGAAAAAATTTCCATTCGATAGAGTCTGCACAAGCACACATGATTGATAAAGGTACTTTTGCAAAATAATAAGGTCTTATAACAAggcaaataatacaattttattttaaataattttaggtcATACTAAAATGATTCATGAAGGTGAAGCATTACTTGAATACTCAGACTTTTATGACTATTCATCGAGTTATCCAGCAGACACACCTGTAGATGATTATCGTATTATAGAAGATGTTACCTCTCAATTAATTCTTCCTTCTGGAGCTAGAATTGGAAAACGATCATTAATGCGATACTACAGGTACAGATAAgggaataaaataaatgttcacaTGTTGATCAATATATATCACCATATATTAGtcttttttatagaatattgataaaataaaataaattattattcatttattttaggcAAAATTTGAATCCAAATCACGATTGGGAAGCCATGAAGGAAACAAAGCTGAACAAAGTAATCAATCATTACAGACATATTGGATGGACAGGAACTTTCCCTGCTGCTGCTGCTAGGTAAAAAttgatttcaattaaaatacagCTAGTCAAATAAAGGCAATTTTAACTACTgtcataatacaaaaaatattgtatttagaaCCTGGATTGCCTGATAAAACtagtttttttcgttattttagactgatttatatttattaacttatttattatatgtcaattaaagcaatttttaatatttgtttttcaactaaaatatcaatgaacttaaaaataataatttttattagaacaaacaatttttgaaataataaaaattacttaggtTTAAGTATAGTTGACTTGTTAATGATGGCCGTTAATATtcacctattaaaaataaatcccaatacaatttataaattatactcatTCGTGACACACGCATCAATGTTGGCAATTAACTTGGCATACATTAACTAGTCGCCAAAGTCAGAATATACTATCATTAactaaactttatatttttcctAAAAACACAGCCAACTGcagtatattttaacaaaataataaatatatatttttcaattattagtcttatacattaataagaaaatcatgattacagttttaaataaaactaatgatacaatttttgcTTTCTGTGTGTAACTTAAAAgtaatgatatattaaaaattatatttttattttccaaattaatttatacttaacctATACTTAGCCATACAGTaaagtagttaaatattttcaactgttTGGTGTAATTATGGTGACATATAAACCACAGTGCCACATTGTTTGTATGGAACACAGTGGTGAGGTAGAAAAATAGGTACCGCAATTTAGACTATAATTTGACATTCTATTTCTCAACTAGTTTAGGGAATATTCTCCTAAATTTTAAGACATTACAATTGGtttcaatttatttcataaaattatatttatatgtttttacaggAAAGCCAGAGATTTGAAAGTTATGAAGCAAGTCCAAACAAAAATGTACATGCAATTAGGAGTTAAAGCCAACAAGTTCCAAAAGCATTTCCGCCAGCAAGTCAATTTTtagatttgattttatatttttcaaaatacttaatagaagttggttttttataaatagcattaaaatattatttttatatgctaatttttaaataaattaaccacaattaattattatagctttaatttaatttaattgtttatacccTTCCATTTAAATGCTTTGGTAGACATATTTAAGAGTAAACTTtcagtatttaataaatgttcaagACAAAACATACTATGATAACTGGACGAAAGTCATGTAGCGTAGATCAGGGGGGCCAACCTTAACATACTTGTGATCAACTGAGTTTTTCCAGTTTGTcgcgattgaaaaaaaaaaacaaggttgtcaataaataaaaatatattttatatacatgcatgttacatttcatttatttagaatataaataagtatcaataatgtttaatttcacAGTTTTACAcagtacttattttaatatatttgattatttatcgGAAAAAAATGAAGATAATGTGAAAGGGAGTTGCGTTCAACTTGAACACATATTGTGATTGACCTGTTTGCCACCCCTGGCATAGattacctactaaaaattataatgtttaatctgtatgattaaattaagtaggtattcatTGTATGTTTAATTTGTGTGTAATTAAAATGCATAACCTTTCGGGTATCATcacactatacattttttttttttgattaaagcACTAGGATTTTACTTatgcaattatattttacttgggGGTGGATGATCACCGAGTTACTGAGAGTGAAGAATACTCTTgcgaatactataatattataattattgatgttagtatacaatgtacaaatcaatattatctatattctgTTCAAATTaagaatcaattaaatattatattttatacacacaattatgatttatgacattttcaaatgtaatgtgtattcaacctattttattactataatagtaaaataaattacctatactttattaattattagcaataatatatcataaaataaactataaaaaaaatagtataggtatcatcatagtatatttaatattatatcagcatAGAATGTGGGAGGGGGGGTAATTAGGAGGTTATTGCCCCACTGGAATTTTGTTAAGCCCCCCCCCtcatttcgtaatttttttttatttacctaaatttttagaatataatattatgttgtgtaccAGAAACATAGTAGACTGTAGCGCCCTAAAagaaaaaaggttaggttaggttatataaatttatcacGCACTCACGCTACGCCTATGCTGATAgaccatcttcgctcagaatcgtttttcgtataggtGCAatgataatttaacatattaattagtaattacacttattacagtgacccactcaagattcaacatattattatactatatgtctGTTTAAATAGCACAGCAGAGCAATATACCCGCCACTTGTCcacatttttacttattaatttaaacacgttatttttagttatttctgcataatatgatattatgtttgggatatcgacataatattattgtgtatttgttgTCACTCTGATTTATATGTGTGTTCACTATCAAAAGTAGCTGTCTGGCATAGTGattggttttttatttaatatactaatgtagttttgtaaattgtaacattaattattatgtacatcgtACATGGCGGATGGCGGTCTACGAGAATGTTCGAGAACATACTCgcgtatgttatataattagtaatatacaattacaatatataaatatgaagtgaaaaaaagttttaaatccttacggaaaatatttttttattttaaaacactcgTTACGCatcaatttgtaaaatatatgttacgGTAAAAGTACGAATACCGTGCGTGAAATCTAGGATTTACTGGTAAATCTTTCGGACATTAGATTTCAGTAAAATCTAGGATACAGGAAAGAGTTTGGTCAAACCCCGAATGATTTTTGTAGTTTGGACTTCTACAAACGAGATTTGGTATTTTGGTAAGCCTTAAGATAAAATACTAGTGTTggtaaaagttcaaattttgaattatttaaatcatgtaTTTTTACATGCCTATTAGTCTAggcctaaaaataaaaaaattgcgaTATAAATttcacacacacataatatataggtacagaccTATAGTAATAATCACTGAACAACGCTGGCGaagaaaaaaagattaaaacctAACGCTGACGTCTGCAGACTGAAATAaaactaggtaggtaataactagtattataggtaggtaatagaaaataaatgtaGAAATGGCTGTTTAAGGAGTCATCTGTAGTGATCGCGTTAAATATCTTTCCAATATCGtcaagtttaaactttaaatgactaaataagtataaacaaattgtgactatatatttacagtatttttatattgctatacattatattgctataaaaaaaaaaactttattaagAGTAGGCTTAAGCCAATGCTCCACAGTCCACAGTGTTCTTGTGTCGATGATATTGTTGTTCTCACTACCTCAGAGTTtcttctattatatattatatctatgcaTTATACATAAATCGAAATAGATTGTactaaaaaaagttgaaaatatcaaatgtccatataaatatcatacaaaaaagGCCAAGacattttgaatactatatATGTTAAGAAAATGCTATTATGAAAATATGGGGAAAATCTCAAGTCTACACTCTACACAGTTATTCattctaaaattacaaaacaaaatatgattttgttaaaataaaatataaaagttccGTTTTTTCTGATTGTTTAAAAAAGTACTGAAAGGTTTACTTTTAATCATCCAAACTCTAAGGTACAAACGATCCAATGTTCTGCTGAAAGTATCAAGTGACCCTTAAAGTTGAAGATTCAAAATAAGCTTTAATTGTTCCTAAAAATGACGTCATACTCACTCAATTCGTAACAagcgaacaaaaaaaataacaacacataataataattcatgattGTAAACCCACCGGTTctgctcaaaatttaaaaccagtTTGATTACCAACTGAAACTGAagctataaaaacaatattataatgttcttgAATTCTTGTGATGTTGTTATATTTGATGATGTACTAAATGCCGTCAGCATACAAAGAATAATCCTAACTTTATTACcttcattgttaatattaatatattataattaatataagtaaaattatagGGATGATTTATCAATTTCCATTCACAATAACTATTGTCAAACGGTTTTAACGCTGTTGTTGTGAAACTTTTTTCTTTATCATTATCGAATAGGTAAGTCTTGTAGAGATCTACCCCAAGTCAGAGGGTATCCACACTGTTGGGCTTCCCTCCAGCCTCCTCACGCCATTTCATGTTATGTACCTTAGGTATATCagctatcaaatttacttattgtagtattgtatataaatattacagattgtaaaaaatctattttatccagaaaaaaaaaaggttttgaaGAGCTAAGTATACATGTTTATCTAAGGATTGGTACATCGACATATTGTTCACGAATACtcttaattgtttatttagatattgcctattattattaaataatgtatatttatatgtatttgttaTGTAAGCTCGCCgttgaataattgtttttgtccAACCGTCGTCGGATAGTAGTCAGTCGTTCTCTTCCACGCCGCGATCGACATTCCGCTGTTACGTGTTTACGCCACACCACTCGCGGTCGGTCACACCTATAATACCACCCCACCACCCACACAACGACTAACAAGTAGGTGACGACGAGTgacggctataatattattataacgacaaCGCTCATAATATTACTGCGGTATGTGCGCCGACTGCGAGCGTAGGTAGGCGGTATTCGATATTTGCATAACCGCATAATATTATCGCACAATTTGGTCGttacatgttaatattattatgaatcgagtttaataataaaatgcaccagcgcgttacataataattacgCTCGCACCAAGCACGCGTGTAATAAGCGGCCCTATCGAGACGGAACGTTTTCCGGAccgcattaaattattattctattggaTACTATATTTTACTGGGTACCGATACTTGTATGTGTACctaatactgtaatattatgttatatttatatgatattaaaatatgggTAGTACCATTGGGTAGGATAATATACTATCTATGTATACTCAATGGTAGCACCCGATGGACGTAATATGGTGtcataaacttatataatatgtatatatgtaggtaatccatgcatataaatatactaatatgtatgaTGATTATAATGAATGAtggcctataatataatattattatatatttatattatattgtattgtcttCGGTTTTGCGAGAAACCACTTTTCTTTGGGTTAGGTTCCGTTCTATCTAAAATTTTGAATCAGTTCAATGAACAATCCATttctagtaaaatattaaactataagaGCTTTTTGTCATTTAAATCAATACACATTCGAGTTAGAGATGTTATAATTAATgagtaataatgtttaaatatatatatttatttatttataaataatttaacggaCCTATAAGTCcttgataataatacataaaatgaaCATTAAAGAAAGaaacaaaaatagataaataaatattacaataaattaattggcaaaaataaataggtatatataaagtttacatttttaaaaaaaaataaatttagcttATACTAACATATTGTATGgctataatgctataatatagtatctatattactTATGGGGGTTTCCACACAAGTGGGCCTCTCTCCTCACGTTTTTCACgttgttgtatattttaaactataccaaatttacttaggtacctattgtataaaataatattacataaattgtaactatacttttgttaaaaaataaaaaaacattacataggtaagcatataaattataaataaataatactaaaatattatgttttagtttCATTGGTATTCCGAATTATTACATTCCTAAAAAATAGctcatataaataggtatatgtataatataattaatattttacgtcttaataaaattatacatctgTACCTattacaatgaaattttcaaaatatttacacgattttaagctattattgttgggttttgaaaattttcgaattttttagttatttattatttttttaataacgtaTTCATGATTATTTCTGTTTggtaaatgtgtttaaatattgatgataaaaaaatgatagttGAAACGATTTTGAACCATTGAAGACTGAAGTTCGCATCGATGATTTGACACGTTATATTGTCTCATtagtaaattactataaattagttatataaatataagtatacatttatatcagtATATCACACATTGTATAACTATTAACGTATCAACAGGTACTCAATAGCAAATcaagtcataaaaaaaataaaaaaatattagaaaagaCATGAAAAACATTGGGGGAagctaattattaatattttgagaatGGCTTAACCCGGGAGATCCCATGCCCCCATTAGTTCCGACTATGTCATCTTTACGagtttttacacaaaaatttaaattatatttaatatttataaggttTCGCAATAATTTCattcaaattgtatacttaagtacctatataatatagtgttaatactatgttattatttaatatattttgttactttCTTTTTATACTGTGTTTttgtacttaatacttattttataataatatattatgttaataaataaaagtgcGTCAGtgcatcacaataataattaaaactaaaaacatccTACAAATGTTCCCCTTTTTTCCACAACACCAAGCGGCAATCACTAATCCttattcacaattataattaacataatttataatttaagttataatacgtaactattatttattatgtgataACGAGAAAATACAAAATTGCACGTATATAACAGTGTTCCGCGAAACtaaattgtaggtacttaatttattataggtgcCTACCTATTAGTTTTActacaattatgtttttttccacctacgttttttatattaattaaaataaatattgttctagTAGGCACTTGCGTAGGGAATTAAGAATAACATTTCAAACATTGTGTAAGACCTTGTTTACCATCAATACCTATACCGGCTATACCATAAGGCCATAATACCCACGTACCCGCACAGCGCAGCTGGCTATACTATACCCATACTACTATCGGAGTATCGGACTAtgccaataatattgtttaattggAAATGATGCATTGCCtagctatagtataatattatggatactacctatataaaatatataatgcgtAGAGTGTAGATATGATATGGGTAAGTCGTATGTCGTTGGTAGTAGCCAGGATAGGCATCAAAACAGCTGGTCTACAGATGGTCCTCTAggaaattttaaacttttctacagttatgcatttatttaataatatgaaattgttcattttaagttaaatgtcaactatttttgggaaaaattaagttaaaagtacctatatactttccATTTTACTTTAGTTCGATTGTTGActgttgtatacaattatttggtaTGATActaactaacataatatacggTCACTATACTAGATtcctacaattttaaatattaaatactattattattatttaatataatataatatatattgtatagaataaCACTAAGAAAACCATAAAttgtatcaattatttaaaaacacgaagcaaaatattttgttttttatttaagcatattttataattatgaattaaatacctatctacctactgtattgtgtataataggtatattttgcaacatttgtcaacatttaatatattttattttaaagacgtAGTCACGTAGatattacgtttataaatgcaatataaCCACAAGGTTAACTGCCGGCGAGGTACatgtacaacatttttcaatataacc
Above is a window of Metopolophium dirhodum isolate CAU chromosome 3, ASM1992520v1, whole genome shotgun sequence DNA encoding:
- the LOC132941770 gene encoding cytoplasmic 60S subunit biogenesis factor ZNF622, whose protein sequence is MSSPYQGALTCVTCQIVFETGDAHRVHYKTDWHRYNLKRKIINLLPVDRPTFESRILSQQIKENEENAKSSIYCTICRKSYNSQKSFDSHLSSKQHKTLALQSDNEHKDIGIPAAKKIVKPVENKPVEESDDEYEDVDDDEEWGEVVSENNPIVNNICLFCPQGSENLLQNIKHMSDVHSFFIPDVEYLVDMKGLLVYLGEKVCQGFMCLWCNDSGKNFHSIESAQAHMIDKGHTKMIHEGEALLEYSDFYDYSSSYPADTPVDDYRIIEDVTSQLILPSGARIGKRSLMRYYRQNLNPNHDWEAMKETKLNKVINHYRHIGWTGTFPAAAARKARDLKVMKQVQTKMYMQLGVKANKFQKHFRQQVNF